The genomic region GACGTCACATATGCACTCGCTCATCTTCAGCAGCATCCTAGTGATCATCGGGTTCCAGACCGTGGCAACCGGCATTATCATGAAGGCGTACGCAGCGGTGCAGGGCATAGCGGAGAAGGAAGGGTGGATCAAGAAACTGCTGGACTACCATTCGCTGGAGAAGGAGCTTGCGCTTGGGATCGGACTGTTGTTACTAGGGTTGACGTTCGGTCTTAAGGTGATAGGAACGTGGGTCAACACGGGGTTCGGGTCGCTCTCGGAGATCACCACCGCGGTACTGGCGATGGTGCTCGCGGCGGTCGGGATCCAGACGATCTTCACGGCGATATTTCTGAGTGTGCTGATGCTGAGAGAAGAGAGAGCTTGATACCTGATTAATGGGGTGATAAATCGCTTAAATGCAGCATAAAATGCTTTTTTGATTGCCTCTTTGGCAATTTATATAGCCATTAAACTATTATTTTCGTATCATGCTTGCCCGAAAATCTACGTTAATTATTATCACGCAGCTCCTCAATGGGTTGCTGGCCTATGTTGCCTTAAAGTTCATTGCTGTATATATGGAGCCATGGGAATATGGCGTTGTTGGCTTCTCTTATGGATTCGTGGCATTATTTTCAATTATAGGGCAATTAGGATTTGATCATGCACATATTAAACGAGTATCAGAAGGTAAAGATCTCGGGACATGTGTGGGCACCTTTGCTGCTATAAAGCTCTCTTTGGCTAGCTTGATGGTATGTGTCGTCATTGGCTCTGTTGCAACATGGAAGTACATACTAGGTAGAGGTTTTGAGACCCCAGTTCACGAAATAGCAATTTATATTATGCTTGCTCACTTTGTCCTGCACACAGTTACCCAGATATTCGTCTCGACTTTTAATGCTAGAAGAGAGATTGCCAAGTCACAATTGCCCAATTTTTCTTTCACACTTGCTCGTGTTGTAGCAACACTTTTTGTGGCTTATTATGGGTTTGGTGCTTTAGCTTTGGTCAGTACTTACCTTTTAGGTGAAATATTCCACCTTTTACTTGCTTTAGTATTTTTTAGAGATTACCCCCTTAAAAAGCCGACCTGGGAGTATTTCAGGGGCTATTTCACGTTTGCTTTGCCAATGGCACTCGTGTCTACGTCTTATATTATCATGACGAGCGTCGATAAAGTCTTCATCCAGTTTTTCTGGGGTGCCACGCAGGTAGGCGAGTATTTCGCCGTTTTTAACTTTTCGCGAGTCATTATACTTTTTGTATCCGCTGTCGGATTGCTTTTATTCCCCACAATTTCCGAATATCACGCTCGAAATAATGGTAAAGAAATTGAAAAACTCGTCCTAAAATCCGAGCGGTACTTAAGCATGATTGTTTTTCCCATCATAATCATTATAATCGCACTCGCTGAGCCTATAATTCATATTTTGATTAGTGATGAGTATATGCCAGCTTTA from Methanomicrobia archaeon harbors:
- a CDS encoding flippase, whose translation is MLARKSTLIIITQLLNGLLAYVALKFIAVYMEPWEYGVVGFSYGFVALFSIIGQLGFDHAHIKRVSEGKDLGTCVGTFAAIKLSLASLMVCVVIGSVATWKYILGRGFETPVHEIAIYIMLAHFVLHTVTQIFVSTFNARREIAKSQLPNFSFTLARVVATLFVAYYGFGALALVSTYLLGEIFHLLLALVFFRDYPLKKPTWEYFRGYFTFALPMALVSTSYIIMTSVDKVFIQFFWGATQVGEYFAVFNFSRVIILFVSAVGLLLFPTISEYHARNNGKEIEKLVLKSERYLSMIVFPIIIIIIALAEPIIHILISDEYMPALSVLHILPLFVLLESLAYPYVSKLQGMNMPWIVRDRYLIMVICNVFLNLLLIPKEIGGLGAQGAAIATVVAYAVGFIYIRVMAWKNTHILGYSRIILHALAATMMGIILVYINQTIHIQRWYELLIIILCGFAIYLGILLMIREFKREDFDFFVDTLNLKEMIRYIKEDLSKK